The following proteins are co-located in the Tachysurus vachellii isolate PV-2020 chromosome 17, HZAU_Pvac_v1, whole genome shotgun sequence genome:
- the cmc4 gene encoding cx9C motif-containing protein 4, with the protein MKDPCQKQACDIQKCLQANNYSESRCEDVIRAMMKCCEAQKGKDSVCCAGFTQGHKTTADKTHRTGWCEGEKVGEGRRTKDRVSCTES; encoded by the exons ATGAAGGATCCGTGTCAGAAGCAGGCGTGTGACATACAGAAGTGTTTACAAG CCAACAATTACAGTGAAAGTCGGTGTGAAGATGTGATTCGTGCGATGATGAAATGTTGTGAGGCTCAAAAAGGAAAAGactctgtgtgttgtgctgGATTTACACAAGGACACAAAACTACTGCGGATAAAACACACCGAACAGGATGGTGTGAAGGTGAGAAGGTCGGAGAAGGTAGAAGAACGAAAgatcgagtgtcctgcactgagtcctga
- the fundc2 gene encoding FUN14 domain-containing protein 2 yields MAGKKKDTETFDVIDLAEQVKKQRWWNKMFGNNSGPAAEKHSVATQLAIGGVTGWCAGYLFQKVGKVAASAVGGGFFLLQIANHTGYITVDWKRVERDMNKAKKQLKLNAEKPTKEVTTKVQEVQAFVKKNIVLTGGFVGGFLIGLAS; encoded by the exons ACACTGAAACCTTTGACGTGATCGACTTGGCTGAGCAGGTCAAGAAGCAGAGATGGTGGAACAAAATGTTCGGTAATAATTCTGGTCCGGCTGCTGAGAAGCATTCAGTGGCGACACAACTGGCCATCGGAGGAGTGACTGGGTG GTGTGCAGGGTATCTGTTTCAGAAAGTTGGAAAAGTCGCAGCCTCTGCTGTCGGAGGTGGTTTCTTTCTGCTTCAG atCGCTAATCACACCGGATACATTACAGTTGACTGGAAAAGAGTGGAGCGAGACATGAACAAGGCCAAGAAGCAGCTGAAGCTGAACGCAGAGAAGCCGACAAAAGAAGTGACAACAAAAGTGCAAGAG GTCCAGGCGTTCGTGAAAAAGAACATCGTCCTCACAGGAGGCTTCGTGGGAGGATTCCTGATCGGTCTGGCGTCTTAA